In Aquila chrysaetos chrysaetos chromosome 10, bAquChr1.4, whole genome shotgun sequence, the following proteins share a genomic window:
- the SLC7A14 gene encoding probable cationic amino acid transporter — protein sequence MSGFFSRLDPRRVPWGAAGHALRARVLRTKPVESMLEGTGTAAGQGARLAKVLTTLDLISLGVGSCVGTGMYVVSGLVAKEMAGPGVIVSFIIAAVASILSGVCYAEFGVRVPKTTGSAYTYSYVTVGEFVAFFIGWNLILEYLIGTAAGASALSSMFDSLANHTISRWMINSVGTLNGLGKGEESYPDLLALVIAVIVTIIVAMGVKNSVGLNNVLNVINLAVWIFIMIAGLFYVKGDNWSEGQFLPFGWPGVLKGAATCFYAFIGFDIIATTGEEAKSPNTSIPYAITASLVTCLTAYVSVSIILTLMVPYDAIDTESPLMEMFVAHGFYAAKFIVAIGSVAGLTVSLLGSLFPMPRVIYAMAGDGLLFRFLSHISSYTETPVVACIVSGFLAALLSLLVSLRDLIEMMSIGTLLAYTLVSVCVLLLRYQPESDIDGFVKFLSEEHTKKKEGILADCEKEACSPGSEGEEFAGPPTNTCGAKNLPSLGDNEMLIGKSDKSTYNVNHPNYGTVDMTSGIEADESENIYLIKLKKLIGPRYYTMRIHLGLPGKMDRPTAATGHTVTTCVLLLFVLMFIFCSFIIFGADYIYEQSWWAVLLVVLMILLIVVLVFVILQQPENPKKLPYMAPCLPFVPAFAMLVNIYLMLKLSTVTWIRFAVWCFVGLLIYFGYGMWNSTLEISAREEALHQSTYQRYDVDVDPFSVDDSFSYAAEGEGYPGWGPSEDKSFSYQQMAGAKESHRTSSKSKSKGRHKPPSEALIANDELDYSPE from the exons ATGAGCGGCTTCTTCTCACGCCTGGACCCACGGCGGGTGCCGTGGGGGGCGGCGGGCCATGCCCTGCGCGCCCGCGTCCTGCGGACCAAGCCCGTGGAGTCGATGCTGGAGGGCACGGGGACCGCCGCCGGCCAGGGCGCCAGGTTGGCCAAGGTCCTCACCACCCTCGACCTCATCTCCCTCGGCGTCGGGAGCTGCGTGGGCACCGGCATGTACGTGGTGTCCGGCCTGGTGGCCAAGGAGATGGCGGGGCCCGGGGTCATCGTCTCCTTCATCATCGCCGCCGTCGCCTCCATCTTGTCAG GCGTTTGCTACGCTGAGTTTGGCGTGCGGGTCCCCAAGACCACGGGCTCTGCTTACACCTACAGCTACGTGACGGTGGGGGAGTTCGTGGCGTTCTTTATCGGCTGGAACCTCATCCTGGAATACCTGATCGGCACGGCCGCGGGCGCCAGTGCCCTCAGCAGCATGTTCGACTCACTGGCCAACCACACCATCAGCCGATGGATGATCAACAGCGTCGGGACGTTGAATGGACTAG ggaaaggagaggagtcGTACCCTGACCTTCTTGCTCTGGTCATTGCTGTCATTGTCACCATCATCGTGGCCATGGGGGTGAAGAACTCGGTGGGGCTGAACAACGTGCTCAACGTCATTAACCTGGCAGTCTGGATCTTCATCATGATTGCTGGTCTCTTCTACGTCAAAGGTGACAACTGGTCTGAAGGGCAATTCCTGCCGTTTGGATGGCCGGGG GTGCTCAAAGGGGCTGCGACGTGTTTCTATGCCTTCATCGGCTTCGACATCATTGCTACCACAGGAGAAGAAGCGAAGAGTCCCAACACCTCCATCCCCTACGCCATCACGGCCTCTCTCGTCACATGCTTGACAGCATATGTGTCT GTGAGCATCATCCTCACGCTGATGGTGCCCTACGATGCCATCGACACCGAGTCCCCGCTGATGGAAATGTTTGTGGCCCATGGCTTCTACGCAGCCAAGTTCATCGTTGCCATTGGGTCCGTGGCTGGCCTGACCGTCAGCTTGCTGGGCTCCCTCTTCCCAATGCCAAGAGTCATTTACGCCATGGCTGGTGACGGGCTGCTCTTCAG ATTTTTGTCCCACATCAGTTCTTACACGGAAACACCCGTAGTGGCTTGTATCGTCTCCGGATTCCTTGCAGCACTGCTCTCCTTGCTGGTCAGCCTGAGGGACCTGATAGAAATGATGTCCATCGGCACGCTGCTCGCCTACACGCTGGTCTCCGTCTGTGTCCTGCTCCTCCGATACCAGCCCGAGAGCGACATCGATGGCTTCGTCAAATTCCTCTCCGAGGAGCACACCAAGAAGAAGGAGGGCATCCTGGCCGACTGCGAGAAGGAAGCTTGCTCCCCAGGGAGCGAAGGAGAAGAGTTCGCTGGCCCACCGACCAACACGTGCGGGGCAAAAAATCTGCCGTCGCTGGGGGATAACGAGATGCTAATTGGGAAATCTGATAAATCCACCTACAACGTGAATCACCCCAATTACGGCACGGTTGACATGACCTCGGGGATAGAGGCAGATGAGTCTGAGAACATCTACCTCATCAAGCTGAAGAAGTTGATTGGCCCTCGCTACTACACCATGAGGATCCACCTCGGACTGCCGGGGAAAATGGACCGCCCCACGGCAGCCACCGGCCACACGGTCACCACCTGCGTGCTCCTCCTCTTTGTCCTGATGTTCATCTTCTGCTCCTTCATCATTTTCGGGGCAGACTACATCTACGAGCAGAGCTGGTGGGCTGTCCTCCTCGTCGTGCTGATGATCCTGCTCATCGTCGTGCTGGTGTTTGTGATCTTGCAGCAGCCAGAAAACCCCAAGAAGCTGCCCTACATGGCACCTTGTCTCCCCTTCGTCCCTGCCTTTGCTATGCTGGTGAATATCTATCTCATGCTGAAGCTCTCCACGGTCACGTGGATCCGATTTGCCGTCTGGTGTTTTGTGG GTCTGCTTATCTACTTTGGCTACGGGATGTGGAACAGCACGCTGGAGATCAGCGCCCGGGAGGAGGCCCTCCACCAAAGCACCTACCAGCGCTACGACGTGGACGTCGACCCCTTCTCCGTGGACGACAGCTTCTCCTACGCCGCTGAGGGCGAGGGCTACCCGGGCTGGGGTCCCTCTGAGGACAAGAGCTTCTCATACCAGCAAATGGCAGGAGCAAAGGAAAGCCATCGGACAAGTAGCAAGTcgaaaagcaaaggcaggcacAAACCGCCGTCGGAGGCTCTCATCGCCAACGACGAGTTGGACTACTCGCCCGAGTAG